The DNA sequence GGGTGACGACCGGGGCGGTCTGCCGTCCGCCGATCGAGCTGGAGAGCGTGTGGGTGTACCGGGTGCCCGGCGCGTCCGCGGGGTTGAGCACGCCGAGATCGATCAGCTCCTGCGCCATGGTCTGGTCGCGGGTGAGCTGGGTCAGCTCCCCGTTCCGGAGCAGGTAGCAGCGGCTGTCGCCCACCTGGAGCAGGTAGGCCCGGGGCCAGACGCCGAGGTACAGCGTGAGTGTCGTGGCCATGCCGCGGTATGCGGGATCGTCCTGGCCCCGTTGTACCAGCTCCTCGTGACACCGGAGCGCCCCCTCCTGCAGCGCGTCGGAGAACTCCTTATCCTCGGCCGATCCGGCGGCATAGTAGCAGCGCATGCTGTGGGAGACGTAGCGGCTCACGGCCTCGAGCGCGCTCCGGCTGGCCTCCTCGCCCTTGGTGCCGCCGCCCACGCCGTCGGCCACCATCATGAGGAGCGCGAGCCGCTGACTTCCCGCGATGAGGTGATCGGCCTGAGGCAGACTGGTCTGCTGCACCGCCACCTGCTGGCGCAGGGAGCAGATGAGGAAGTGATCCTGGTTCTCGTTCCGGACTCGTCCCGGATGGGTGAGGCCGTACACGTCCATCTCATCGTCGCGCGGCTTGCGGTCGGGTGTAGCTGGAGGGGCGGTCGTCTCGCGCGCTGGCATGGGGACCTCGGGGTCGACGCAGGGGATGGCTCCAATGTGGCGGATCGTACCGGAAGGGGCTAGGGCGGGAGGGGCGGGAGGGGCAGGAAGGGCGGTAAGGGCGGTAAAGACGGTAAGGGCGGTAAGGTGATTTTCCGGAAACGAGAACTACTGTTCAGCGATGGTCTTTACGCCCGACCGTCCTTACCGCCCTTACCGCCCTTACCACCGCCGCCCCTGGAGACCTCTTCTTGCCGCCCCTTCGTCCGATCACCCTCGCCGCGGTCCTGACTGCGGCCGTCCTGTCCCCCGGTTTCGCCCAGGCCCCCGCCGCCTTCACCTGCCGCTTCGTCCAGATCCCGATGCGCGACAAGGTCGAGCTCAACACCAGCATCTGCGAGCCCGCCCGCCCGCACGATTCGCTGCCGATCCTGCTCACCCGGACGCCGTACGGGATCGCCGGCGACACCGTGGTGGGCGACGACTACCGCTTCCTCGCTGCGGAGGGATACGTCTTCGTCTACCAGGACATCCGGGGGCGGTTCGGGAGCGGTGGCGAGTTTGTCATGAACCGCCCGCTGCATGATCCGGCCGACCGCAACGGGGTGGACGAGAGCACCGACGCGTACGACACGGTCGACTGGCTGATCCATCACCTCACCGGCACCAACGGCCGCGTGGGTGTGCTCGGCGTCTCCTACCCCGGGTTCCTGGCCACCATGGCGGGCATCCACCCGCATCCGGCGGTCCGGGCGGTGTCGCCGCAGGCGCCGATGACCGACACCTGGATGGGCGACGACTTCTTTCACCAGGGCGCGTTCCGGCTCTCCTACGGGTTCGAGTACTCCGGCTCGCTGGAGCTGAGCAAGGACCTGTCGGTGCCGCTGCCGATCGGAGAGTGGGACACCTACGACTGGTATCGCGAGCTGGGGCCGCTGTCGAACGTGGACGCGAAGTATTTCCATGGAAAGGTGCCGACCTGGGAGGCATTCGTTGCGCACCCCACCTACGACGCGCGCTGGCGCGCCCGGGCGGTGCAGCGCGGGTTGCGGACGCCGGCCGTCCCGACGCTGGTGGTCGGCGGATGGTGGGACCAGGAGGATCGGTACGGGCCGCTCGCCACCTACAAGGCGCTGGAGCGCGGCGACTCCGGCCACAAGAACTTCCTGGTGATGG is a window from the Gemmatimonadales bacterium genome containing:
- a CDS encoding protein phosphatase 2C domain-containing protein, encoding MPARETTAPPATPDRKPRDDEMDVYGLTHPGRVRNENQDHFLICSLRQQVAVQQTSLPQADHLIAGSQRLALLMMVADGVGGGTKGEEASRSALEAVSRYVSHSMRCYYAAGSAEDKEFSDALQEGALRCHEELVQRGQDDPAYRGMATTLTLYLGVWPRAYLLQVGDSRCYLLRNGELTQLTRDQTMAQELIDLGVLNPADAPGTRYTHTLSSSIGGRQTAPVVTRLDLAWETVVLLCSDGLTRHVPDERIRERLRSMTSSQQVCEDLVQDALDGGGSDNITLIVRRAVPQ
- a CDS encoding CocE/NonD family hydrolase; protein product: MPPLRPITLAAVLTAAVLSPGFAQAPAAFTCRFVQIPMRDKVELNTSICEPARPHDSLPILLTRTPYGIAGDTVVGDDYRFLAAEGYVFVYQDIRGRFGSGGEFVMNRPLHDPADRNGVDESTDAYDTVDWLIHHLTGTNGRVGVLGVSYPGFLATMAGIHPHPAVRAVSPQAPMTDTWMGDDFFHQGAFRLSYGFEYSGSLELSKDLSVPLPIGEWDTYDWYRELGPLSNVDAKYFHGKVPTWEAFVAHPTYDARWRARAVQRGLRTPAVPTLVVGGWWDQEDRYGPLATYKALERGDSGHKNFLVMGPWNHGGWRREDRKMPVVDPGTSEGYLRDVEAPWFAYWLKDKGKLAEPDAYLYDAGAREWRSFSTWPDTSGTSRKSLYLHAGGRLSFDPPKPGEAAFDEYTSDPAHPVPYRSRPIEQTYDKRGSRWRNWETEDQRFVDGRPDVATWTSEPLTEDVRIAGDVTAKLVASTTGSDADWVVKLIDVQPDSVPGDWEMGGYELMVAHEIMRGRYRKSFSAPERLAPNTPLGFTVDLHQQVYSFKKGHRIMVQVQSTWFPVYDRNPQTWVPNIFQAKAGDFKAQRHRVWHTVGRASRVEVWVGRTTGSR